Below is a genomic region from Tenuifilum sp. 4138str.
ATAATTTTACAGTTGATATTCGTTCAGCCAACATATTTCAGGAGGATAATCTTGTTCTGTCCGATGTTAACTTTTCGCTAGGTAAGGGTGAGTTTGTTTACTTGGTGGGTAGAGTTGGTAGCGGAAAAACAAGTCTAATTAAAACCATTACTGCCGAAATACCTCTCAAAGAGGGCGATGGGCTTGTGTGTGGTTTCAACTTGAAGAAGCTTAAACGCAAGCATATTCCTAAGTTACGCCGAAAAATTGGTGTAGTATTTCAGGATTTTCAGCTGCTTACTGACAGAAGTGTATACGATAACCTGCTTTTTGTGCTAAAAGCAACTGGTTGGAAAGACAAGTCAGCAATAAAGCAGCGTATTGCTGAGGTTCTGGATATGGTAGAGCTAAAGTTTAAGGATTATAAGATGCCCCATCAGCTATCGGGTGGTGAGCAACAGCGTGTTGTTATTGCAAGGGCACTATTGAATAATCCTGAACTTATACTTGCCGATGAGCCAACCGGTAACCTTGACATGGAGACCTCGGAGGGAATTATGCAAATACTCCATAACCTCTCAGCTTCAGGAATCTCCATAATAATGGCAACACACAACAATCAAATCATAAAGAAATTTCCAGCCCGCACCATTAAGTGTGAAAAGGGTAAGGTTGTTGAGACCGAGCAAATGACCGAAATTGATTTCGAAAGTTTGATGGATTAGCGCCACTATATAAATGCACAGTCACCATCGCCATCCATTAGTTCAAAACTGTCTCCTATTGAATCAGCCATACTGTCGGCCACTAGATATTTACGGGTTCGTTTTTTGCTGTAGAAGTAGTATGGTCGTAGATTAAGCATGGAATTCACAATCTTTTGATTGTAAATGTTGATAAATGATGCTTTGGCCCTTGAAGCATGCAGCAGTATCACCCTGGCCATAATATCTTCGGTGCCGCTTTCAAACCAGTAGTAAGGAACTGTAAAACGGGTATTGCTATGCTGCATGAGTAAAACACCAATAAGTTCATCATCTTTAAATACTTTTACCATGTAATATGCAAAGGCAGGTATCACCGAGGCAAAAAAGAACTTTTGTGCTGCTCTGTCGGGCAGCAGGCCGTTAATCAACCACGGATATCGGATAATCCAATTTATCTCTTCAGTGCTTCGTTTTGTAAGCGTGTTGGCTGTTGCTAGGGTTAGCTTGTTTAGTATTTCGTCGTCGGGTCTTGTAAAGTATTCAATTTCAATATTTTTTGGAATTTTAAGAAATTTGCGCGTAAGGTTTGAGTAGTTCAACAAGTTTATGAACTTTTCGGCTGTATAGGAAAAGGGATTGCTATGGCTGCAGCAGTTGTAGTAACTTAATAGGGTTTTGCGTAGGAAAAACCTTTGCCCTTCAATTTTTTTGATAGTTTTAAATGTTTTGGTCTTTTCAAATACAGCTTCGGTAATTTTAGAGAAGTTAGTTGCCATTAACATACCCTTCCAGTCCAACACCACTGCGTCAATTAGTTTTGTGGCTATTCCTTGCCTTCGGAAACTGGGATGAACCCATGCTCCACTAATCCATGCAAATGGTATCGATTGGTTGTTGGCATATGCAATGTCGGGCAATACCGTTAGGTATGCAATAAGTTTTTCGTTCCAGTGGGCTTGGTAAAGCACATTTTCGTTTGAGTTGGCACGGGGGTTTGCTATTAACGACATTGCTCTAACCTTACTAATGGGCAAAAAATCTTTCTCGCTTAAACCCGTATCATCATTGAATAGTTTCAGCTCCCTTAACGAGATTTTTGATATCGACAGCATATCCCTAAATGAGTTTAAGTTTTTGCTTGATGCTAACCAATGCCTCACCTGCCGGTAAGGAGTTACGATGGTAATTAAAATAAGTACACGGTTTTGCCCCAAAACCACTAAAAAATCGTGCAATTGATAAAATCATTGAACCCTCAAAATCAAGTACTTTATCCATTCCGCAGTGGTTTTTTATTACTCCATCCATTAAGTAAAACATTGCACCTTTTTTCTTATTTTCGGGTTCGGCTGAGCCAAGCAGGTAGTGTAAGGCGTTGTGGCTTTCAGCAAACAATGCCACTGCACAAAGTTTGTTATTCCTATCAGTTACTCCGGCAATGTTTGCTTTGTTGTGGGTTAAAAGACTCTCAATGAGTTTCTCAATAACAATGACATCCTTTTTCCGATTAACCATAAAGCCGTATTGCCTGTAAAATTTCATAAAATCTCCCGGATTTAACGTGGTGGTAAGTGTAAACTCGTTGGCAATGGCTTTAAAAATATTCCTTTTGGTATTTTGGTTGTAGTTTCTGAATACTTGCTCGTTATAGTTTAATAAATCGAGCATGTATGTTTTTCGTTTGTTGATATGACCAGTGTGCTTATTGGTTTTATTATGGATGTTAAGATTTAAATCAACATACTTGAACTTTGCGGGTATTTGGTCAATGAACAAATCTACAATATTTGCCGAAATGTGATTTGTTGAAAATAGTCCCAGCTGCTGGCAGTGTAAGGGTTGAACTATGTAGTTTATGCCATATTTTCGTTTTATTGGAAGCGGAAAAAGGTAGCTGTAATCATTTGTTGCCAGTGCCCCCCAGTTTGGAGAAACCACATCCAGATACCATGAGTATGCATAAATACTTCCATTAAAGGCATTGTCAATTGTTGCATTCCAACGCTTACAGTCAATCTCCTCGCGATGTAAAAACTCTATTTCAAGATTTTTCTTCATTCCTGCACATTTCAATGGTTTTTTCCAGAATATCCATGAGCGAAATACCTGGGTTATTTTGAGCTAAGTAATCGATGTGCCATACGCTGACAAAGTTCCCGTTTACATTTTTAACAGCCTGGACCAAGCGCTTAACTAGTTCAAAGGCTTGATTCGGGTCGTAGCGTACAATGTTAAGCAGCGATTTATCCATTATGGCAAAGGGGAAGATTTTTAGATTCTTGGTTGTGTTATCAAATAGGTCGAAAAAGGGGTAGGGGGTACAGGTTCCTGCCCTAAATCCTGGCTTATCGGCATACCCCATTGAGTACTCCTGGGTGATTCCTGCTCGCATTAGCGGGTAGTATGAGTAAGGTATGCTTTGTCGTAGGTAATGAAACCTCGATGCCGATACAGCTTGTCCTAGAATATCTACTAGTTTCGACAGTTCCTGTCGGAAAATTGTATCGCTCAGAAAGGTTTTATATGATGGGTGTATGCCAATTGGATAGCGTGTCGACAGCTTGTTGATCAGATTTAAGAACGAAGGGTTACTGGTTTTTATCTGCTTATCGTATTTGCTCCAGCTGCCAACATGTATAAACCATTTGGTGGCTTCGCCTGCTGGTAGTTTAGTAAATAAATGGTCGTAAATATCAAAGGGGTCTTGTTCTTTGTTTGCAAGCACCCTGAATCGAGTTTTAGCCCTTTTAAAATCGAATGTAATGGCTGACTTGGTAAAGCCCAGTGCGCTTCTGATTATTCCTTTGCCCTTGAAAGCGAATGCGCTGTCCAGGTCAAAAGTTATTTGGCTGGTAAAGCTACGGTGTTTTGAGTGTGAGTTGCCAATCTTTTCCTTAATAACTGCCCCTAGCTTGTGCGCCCAAACATCAACAACAGGTATTTCCAGAAAACCATTTTTGTATGCAATGCTATTAGTAAACCTGAAACGTCCGTGTTTATCGGGCTTGTGGGGTAAGTACTCTTCGTAGCGGGTAACCAGGTAGAATGCGCCTGCAAGCAGGTCAAAAGGAATATCGGCTTTATGGTTCCAGGTCATGGGGAATGCAGGCGTGCTATACCATTCACCTATTTCCATTGGAATTTGGTTGATTCCTGTTTCAAACAGTAGGGTTGTTGGTATAATGCTTATTGAGCCGGGTATCGGCTGTTTATCGTAGCTTAGTATTGGCCCTTTGTATTCCGATGCTTCGGTGTAGGAACTCGATAATCGGTAGGGCATACGGAGTATGTCCTTGAAAATAAATCGGCAAATATATTCTAGCCTCGTACTTGATTGACGGCTGTAAATAAGTAATTCCACAACCTATTATTTTGATTGGCAATATACAAAATGCCTTTCAATTTTCATAGGCTAAGGCGCTAAACGTCAAGGTCAACCACCGTAATTCCTGCCCCGCCAAACTCCACATGTTCGTCGCTAAAGTTTTTTACGCCCGGCGTAGCCTTTAAAAAGTCACGAATTACCTGCTTGAGAATTCCATTTCCTTTCCCATGTAGAATTCGCACCCGGTTGAACCCGAGCATCAGGGCATCATCTATTAAATCCTGAACTGCTTCAAGGGCCTCTTCGGCCCTGTATCCTCGTACATCAATATCGGACTTGAAGTTTAACCTCCGCTTATAAACGTCGAATCCAGTGATTAAAGTTGGTTTCTGCTTTGCCGCTTCACGGTATTCTCCCGTTGATATTTTCTTGAGTTTATTTACCTTAACTACGGTTATCATTCCGCCTATGGCAACCGATGCGCTTTTATCGCTAATGCTAATCACCTCGCCAACCATATCGCTTCCTTCCACTTTCACCTTATCGCCGGGTTCTATTGCTTTTACTTCATCCTCCTTTACAGGTTTGCTTGTTATGGTCTCTTTTTGCTGATTCTTTCGTGCTTTTCTTTCCTGCCGTTGCTTAATAAGTTCCATTTTACGCTCAATTAGAGCGTTAGTGGTTTCTGGATTTTCTATTTCGATTTTTAAATTTTCTAGCTCTTTTCTGGCCTCGCGCGTTCGTTCCTTATCAGCGTTAGTTTCCTTAATGGTTCTAATAGTGTTTTCAATTTGTTTGTTCACGTTGGCCAGTAATTCCTGGGCTTCCTTTTTTGCAGTAGCAAAAATCTCCTTACGTTTTTTCTCTAGCTCTTCCAGTTCCTTTTGGAGTTTTTCCTCAGCCTCTTCGGCTCGTTTATTGGCAAGCCTTATGCTTTCGCGTTTCTTTTCCCAGTATCGTTTGTCGCGCGATATCTCACGCAGATGCTTTTCAAAGGTGATGTAATCGGAGCCCACCTTCTGTGATGCCACATCCAAAACCTTTTCCGGAAGTCCAATTTTTCTTGCAATTTCAAATGCAAAGCTACTGCCGGGCTTGCCAATTTCAAGCTTAAACAGGGGCTCAATACGTTCGTTGTCAAAAAGCATGGCTCCGTTTACAATGCCAGGTGTATTGGCGGCAAAATGTTTAAGGTTGGAGTAGTGAGTTGTAATAACCCCAAAAGTTCCTTTGTTGCATAGCTCTTGAAGAATTGCCTCGGCTATTGCTCCTCCAGCGGTAGGTTCAGTTCCAGCCCCAAACTCATCAATTAGCACAAGGCTTTGGCCATCGGCATGCCTAAGCATTTGTTTCATGTTGATTAGGTGCGAGCTGTAAGTGCTTAGGTCATTCTCTAACGACTGCTCATCGCCAATATCGATGAAAATCTTTGAAAATATTCCCATTTCGGAATTTTCCAAAACACACGGAAGGAAACCGCATTGTAGCATGTACTGCAGTAACCCAACCGTTTTTAAACAAACCGATTTGCCCCCGGCATTAGGGCCCGATATCAGTAGAATCCTATCGTTTAGGTTCAGCTCAATATCGAGCGGAACAATCCTTTTCCCCTCTCTTTTAAGGCTCAGCTGTAGAATTGGATGTCGGGCTTGACGAAGGTATATTACCGTTGAGTTACTGTTTAGTATGGGCTTAACCCCATCAAACTCCATGGCTAGTAGCGCTTTTGCCCTGATGAAATCAATTTCGCCTATGAAATCGTAGGCAGTAAGCAGCTCCGGCAGGTACGGTCTTATACTATCGGCTAGTTCAATCAGTATTCTAACTATTTCACGCCTCTCCTCGTACTCAAGTTCCCGAATTTCATTGTTAAGTTCAACCACTTCAACGGGCTCAATGAAAACGGTTTTGCCGGTAGCCGACTCGTCATGAACAATCCCCTTTAGTTTCCTTTTGTTTGCAGCCGCAACGGGAATAACCACCCGTCCTTCGCGGACTGTTGGCTGTGTGTCAGCTTCAACAACTCCTTGTTCGCGAGCGCTGCGCATTATTCCTTGCACTAGCTTGTTTACCGATGCTTCCTTTGCTCTTATGCTTGCTCTAATTTCGGCCAGCTTTGTCGATGCATTATCCTTTATTCGACCGTATCTGTCCAGAATGCTGTCAATACGTTCAATAACATAAGGGTAGTAGTTTATTCCTGTTGCAAGCTTCGCAATTGCTGGGTATTTATCCGATACCCTTTTCACAAATGCAAGAAGTTGCTTTATGGTATCCAGCGAGCGCCGTAGCTGTTGTAGCTCATTCTCATCGAGCCATTGCCCTTCCACATTAAGTTTACGTAGGGCATGAGTAACATCAATAAAGCCATCGGTGGGGAAGCCATCCTCCATCTGGCAGATAGTCTTCATTTCATGGGTTTGCTCAATCCATTCAAAAACAATGTCAGGATTGGTGTTGAATCCGGCATCCCTTACTCGCTGTTCGCCAAGTTCACATAGGCAGTGCGCAAGCGTTAACTCGCGAACCTTATCAAATCCAACCTTTTGCTCAAAGGTATCGGGGTAAATCATTGTAAATGCAAAATGTTAGTTTGTGCAAAGTTAGCGATTTGATACCGATGTGGATGAAAATTTGTTGCTTGAAGTATAGAAAATAACTCATTCTATTTATGGTTAATGTATTGAAAGGCTATAGGTTTCAGTTGTCAAAACCTGAATTATTATGGTTTAGAATGCAATTGCGATTGTAATCCTGAGTTATTCATGTTTCGGATACCATTATGTTAATGCTATAATTTGATGTTGATTTTTTTTATAACTTACACATCAATTAGTTCAAATCAGTAGCCAACATTTTAAAAAAAACTATCTATGGACTTCATAATTAGTTTACTTATCAGCACTCTAGTTTCGGGAGTGGCCGCTGCAATTCTCCTTAGCAGGGTTTATAAGAATAGCATATTTGTGAAAGTTGGCATTGTTTGGCTAATAAACCTGCTGTTCATCATGACAACGGTGAGCATCAGGGTGAAATTTTACGATGGCGACACATTGATTCGTTACGTGATGCTTGCCGTTAACGTGCTTTTCAGCGTGCTATGCTTTTATTACGCAACCATAAAAGTGGTTCGTCCGCTATCAAGGGCAATTGATAAGCTTTACAAGCTAGCCGAGGGCGATTTTAACATTCCCGATGACGATACAAATGTCAACCCCAAAACCGATTTGGGTCAGCTTATTCAGGCTACCAGTATGATAAAGGATAACTTTGGGCGAATTGTTTTGCAAATCCAAAATAACGTGAGCAGGTTACGCGACATGAGCGATGAGCTAAACACCATTTCAAGCCAGTTGGCTGAAGGGGCTGCTGAGGAATCATCGTCAATTGAGGAGATATCATCGTCCATGGAGCAAATTGCTGCCCATATTGAAAGGAATGCCGATAACTCTAAGCAAACCGAGGTTTACTCGCGCAAGGTTCTTGATGGCGTTAAAAATCTGAACAAATCGGCTGAGGAGAATTTGGAGTCCATCAACCACATTGCTCAAAAAATCAATGTTATAACCGATATAGCCTTTCAAACCAACATACTTGCACTTAATGCAGCCGTTGAGGCAGCCCGTGCAGGTGCACATGGCAAGGGCTTTGCCGTGGTTGCTGCTGAGGTGCGTAAACTTGCTGAAACAAGCAAGCTGGCCGCCGATGAAATAGTTCAGCTAGCAGGTAAAAGTGTGAATGTTGCCCAGCATACTCAGGTCATGCTTAACGAGCTTATTCCTGATATTACACGAACCACCAATCTGGTTGAGGAGATTACATCTGCAAGTATTGAGCAGCACGTAGGTGTTGAGCAGGTTAATAATGCCATTCAACAGCAAAATGTTGTTGCACAGCAAAATGTTGCTATCAGCGAGGAGGTTGTTACAACCAGTAATAAACTTTCAGAGTTTGCAAACCAATTTGTGGAATTGGTATCGTATTTTAAGATTCGGAAGGAATAGATTCTGTTTGTTGATTCATCGACTGTATTTTTCAATTAAAAAATTTTGGTTTAACTGTTCACTTTTACAATTCCTCTAACTTCCTCTAACTCCATCCCATTCTATCTATTCCGACTCATTCCGATTCATTCCGACTCATTCCATAAAATTCATGTCACTTGGTGTAAATGCATTTCTTACTGCTCCACATCCTTCATTGATAGTTGAATCCTTTTTCTGGGAATATCAACCTCAAGTACTTTCACCTTTACGTGTTGGTGTAACTTAACAACATCAAGCGGGTTTGATACAAATCGGTTGGCCATTTGCGATATATGTACCAGCCCATCTTGCTTAACACCTATATCAACAAATACTCCAAAATTGGTGATATTGGTAACTATCCCGGGCAGTACCATCCCGGGCTTAAGGTCATCAATGCTAAAAACACCTTCGGCAAATTCAAATACCTTGATAGCTTTACGTGGGTCACGACCGGGCTTTGAGAGCTCCTGCATTATGTCGTTTAGTGTGGGCAGGCCTACCTTGTCGGTTACATATTTTTCAAGCTTGATTTTTGTCCTTAGCTCCTCATTCCTGATTAGGTCCACTACTGAGCAGCCCAAATCGGCTGCCATTTTTTCAACAATATGGTAGCTTTCCGGATGAACAGCTGTGTTATCGAGTGGGTTTTCAGCCTCGGCAATTCTAAGGAATCCCGCACATTGTTCAAACGCCTTTTCGCCCAGGCGTGGAACCCTTTTTAGCTCATCTCTGCTTCTAAATGCGCCATTTTGGGCTCGGTATTCAACAATGTTTTTTGCCAGCTGGGGTCCAAGCCCGGAAACGTACGTTAGTAGGTGCTTGCTGGCTGTGTTCAGGTGAACCCCAACGTGGTTAACACAGCTTTCCACAACCTGGTCAAGGCTACCTTTCAGCTTGGTTTGGTCAACATCGTGCTGGTATTGGCCTACGCCAATCGACTTGGGGTCTATCTTAACCAGCTCGGCCAACGGGTCCATTAGGCGACGGCCAATTGAAACCGCTCCCCGAACGGTTACATCGTATTCTGGGAATTCCTCGCGAGCCACCGGCGAAGCCGAGTATACCGATGCTCCATCCTCGCTAACAACAAAAACCTTTACATCGCGGTTAAACCTAATTCGTTTAATCAATGCCTCGGTCTCACGACTTGCTGTTCCGTTACCAATTGCAATAGCTTCAATCTTATAGGTATCAACCAATGCCGATATCTTACTCATGGCCTTCCCTTGCTCGCTTTGGGGTGGGTGTGGAAAAACGGTTTCGTTATGCAGTAGGTTTCCCTGTGGGTCAAGGCAAACCACCTTGCATCCTGTTCGGTAGCCTGGGTCAATGGCAAGCACGCTTTTTTGACCAAGGGGTGGCGAGAGTAAGAGTTGCCTCAGGTTTTCAGCAAAAACCCTTATGGCCTCATCGTCAGCTTTTTCCTTTAGTGCGGCGGTAAATTCGTTTTCAATCGATGGTTCAATAAGTCGTTTGTAGCTGTCGGCTATTGCTAGCTTTAGCTGTTCGGCGGCTTCGCCGTTTGAACGGATAAATACACGCTCCAGCTCTTCAATAACAGGCTCAGTTGGAGGAGTTATGCTAACCCGCAGGTATCCTTCGTCCTGCCCGCGCTGCATCGCCAAGAACCTGTGCGATGCACATCGCTTCACCTCCTCCTCCCAGTTAAAGTAGTCGGAGTACTTAATGCCCTCCGTTTCCTTGCCCTTTACCACCTTCGACTTTATGATGGCCGATTTTCGGAAATGCTTTCGGGCCACGTTTCGCGCTTTCTCATCTTCGCTAACCCACTCCGCAATAATATCGCGTGCGCCGGCAAGCGCTTCGTCAGCATCGGCAACTTTATCGTTTATAAAGGCTTCTGCCTTAGCAAGTATGTTCCTTTCCTGCTGTTTAAAAATCAGTAAGGCTAAGGGTTCTAATCCTTTCTCCTTGGCAATGGTTGCCTTAGTTCTTCGCTTGGGTTTGTAGGGTAGGTAGATATCTTCCAGTTCGGTAGGGTTATAGCAGGCAATAATTCTTGCTCTAAGTTCATCGGTTAGCTTTCCTTGCTCTACAATGGTGGAAAGTATAGTTTCCTTTCGTTTGTCGAGTTCTGAATACTTAACGGATAGGTCACGGATAGCAGTAATTTGTGTTTCATCAAGGTTCCCAGTCATCTCCTTACGGTAGCGGCTTATGAAAGGGATTGTAGCACCCTCATCAAGTAGCTTAATGGTGTTCGCAACTCCTCGGCTGTTAATGTTAAGTTCAGCTGCTATCAGTTCTACGTGCTTGGTTTTACTTGCTATCTCCATAAATTTCAATTTTCATCGCAAAAAAACGAAATTATATTTTGGCTTGCAAACAAAAAAAACGGCCACCTAAATAAAAGTAGCCGTTCTTAATTTTATGAATTTATGCTATTCGCCACAGCGGGCATTAGTCATGTAGGGGTATCTGTAATCGGTTGGTGGGTTTAGGTTTTCCTTGATAGTTCGGGGGCTTGTCCAGCGAATCAGGTTGAAAGGGCCACCGGCCTTATCGTTGGTTCCACTTGCACGAGCGCCACCAAAGGGTTGTTGTCCTACCACAGCCCCTGTGGGTTTATCGTTAAAGTAGAAATTACCAGCCGAGTATCGCAGTACCCTGCATGCCTTGTTCAATGCTTGCCTGTCGGACGAGAATATTGCACCCGTAAGCGCATACGGTGAGGTTTTATCGCAAAGCTCAAGCGTTTCCTCAAACTTCTCATCGGGGTAAACGTATATGGTCAGCACTGGGCCAAATATTTCCTCTTCCATCGTCACAAAGTGTGGGTCGGTTGTTACTATGATTGTTGGCTCCACAAAGTAACCCTTGCTTTTATCGCCCTTGCCTCCGGCAATTATTTCAGCAGCATCGGATTGCTTTGCTTTTTCAATGTAGCTCATAATATTGTCGAACGATGCCTCGTCAATAACTGCGTTTACAAATGTTTCGTAGTCGGTAGGGTCACCCATGTTGATCTCATGCATAATGCCTAGTATGTTTTTCTTAAATTCCGGCCAAAGTGACTCTGGAATGTATGCCCTCGATGCTGCTGAGCATTTTTGCCCCTGGTACTCAAAGGCACCCCGAACGGCAGCAATCACTGCCTGGTTTATGTTGGCGCTAGGGTGAACAAAAATGAAATCCTTACCGCCCGTTTCTCCAACTAGTTTGGGGTACGAACGGTATTTAGCTATGTTGTTGCTAACCGCTTTCCAAAATGTGTTGAATGTTGCTGTTGAACCGGTAAAGTGGATTCCTGCAAGCATTGGATGGTTGAACACCGCATTGCCAATGGCAGAGCCCTTGCCCGGTATAAAGTTGATTACACCATCGGGAACTCCGGCCTCCTTGTAAATTTGCATGAGTATGTAGTTCGAAAGTAGTGCGGTTGAAGCTGGTTTCCAAACCACAGTATTACCCATCAGCACAGGTGCCATATTCAGGTTCGATGCTATAGCCGTAAAGTTGAATGGGCTTACTGTAAAAATAAATCCTTCCAGCGGCCTGTATTCCAACCTGTTTATTGTTCCGGTTTCTGAAATGGGTTGCTGGTTGTAAATCTCAGAGATATAGTGAGCATTGAATCTCAAAAAATCAATTGTTTCGCATGCGGCATCAATCTCAGCCTGGTAAACGTTTTTGCCCTGTCCAAGCATGGTTGCTGCATTTAACGTGGCTCGATATTTTTTTGATATCAGTTCGGCCACCTTAAGTGTGATGCTCAAGCGCTCAACCCACGATACCTGCGACCAGTACTCATGCGCCTTAAGCGCAGCCTCAATGGCCATATGGGTTTCTTCCTCGCCTGCAATATGGTACTGGGCTAAAACATGACTGTGATTGTGTGGCATAACCACTTTGCCTAACTTACCTGTTCGAACCTCCTTGCCTCCTATAATAAGCGGTATATCCATTACGCTGGATGATAGCCGTTTAATTTCTTTTTCCAGTGCTTCGCGCTCTGGTGAGCAAGGCAGGTAGCTGAGCACCGGTTCGTTTTTTGGTAAATCGTACATGAAAATTGCGTTATTCATAGGTTTCAATGTGTTTTTTTTGTTATCGATATGTAAAAATATGCATAACGGTTGTTTCTTGAAATGACTTTTATCAAAAATTGCCTATTTGGAATTAATCTAAATAATTAAACAATGAGAAATTCAAATTGTTTTGAGGTATTAATCAATTTCAACAGAATTTCCGGTAATGCATGTCTTTTATAGACATCTTGCGAGATTTTTTTAATGTATTAATCAATGTTGTTTAGTTAAGGTTATTTGTCATGTTGCGCGCAAGCGAAACATCTTAAGGGGTCGATTAGAGATCCTTCGCTACGCTCAGGATGACAAATGAAGTTATTCGTGTAAGTTGCTCGTTGTTCGTTGTTCGTTGTTTGTGAAACCATTGTCAAGCTGAGCATCTCTTAGTGCCTTCAACTCTTCTTTTATGCAATTCCTTAACCAATACGGAGAGTCAAGCACAGTGGCATAAAAGCCTGACCCGGCAATGGGTCGGGGGTGGAACGTGGCGGTGGGCTTAGTAAGCGATACCACATGAGTCACGCCACAGGCGTGGCGAATAGTATCGCGTTGCAGTTCCACCCACGGGACACCCATCGGGTCAGGCTTTTCAGCCTTGATTTTCTTTGGTTCTTTCTTGTATCAAGACAAGAAAGAACGTGTAAATCGCTCTTTGCCATACTTTTCTGTTGCGATGCAACGCTTTCCCCTTGCTCTTTGGAAAATGTATTGCGTGCATCGCGATACATTTAAGAATAATCATGGTGTTACAAATATTACGCCCTTACAGGGCTTGAGACGTTGCTCGTGAAACTATTGTCATGTTGAGCGCAT
It encodes:
- a CDS encoding cell division ATP-binding protein FtsE, with product MDNFTVDIRSANIFQEDNLVLSDVNFSLGKGEFVYLVGRVGSGKTSLIKTITAEIPLKEGDGLVCGFNLKKLKRKHIPKLRRKIGVVFQDFQLLTDRSVYDNLLFVLKATGWKDKSAIKQRIAEVLDMVELKFKDYKMPHQLSGGEQQRVVIARALLNNPELILADEPTGNLDMETSEGIMQILHNLSASGISIIMATHNNQIIKKFPARTIKCEKGKVVETEQMTEIDFESLMD
- a CDS encoding GNAT family N-acetyltransferase, with amino-acid sequence MLSISKISLRELKLFNDDTGLSEKDFLPISKVRAMSLIANPRANSNENVLYQAHWNEKLIAYLTVLPDIAYANNQSIPFAWISGAWVHPSFRRQGIATKLIDAVVLDWKGMLMATNFSKITEAVFEKTKTFKTIKKIEGQRFFLRKTLLSYYNCCSHSNPFSYTAEKFINLLNYSNLTRKFLKIPKNIEIEYFTRPDDEILNKLTLATANTLTKRSTEEINWIIRYPWLINGLLPDRAAQKFFFASVIPAFAYYMVKVFKDDELIGVLLMQHSNTRFTVPYYWFESGTEDIMARVILLHASRAKASFINIYNQKIVNSMLNLRPYYFYSKKRTRKYLVADSMADSIGDSFELMDGDGDCAFI
- a CDS encoding DUF7033 domain-containing protein, whose product is MELLIYSRQSSTRLEYICRFIFKDILRMPYRLSSSYTEASEYKGPILSYDKQPIPGSISIIPTTLLFETGINQIPMEIGEWYSTPAFPMTWNHKADIPFDLLAGAFYLVTRYEEYLPHKPDKHGRFRFTNSIAYKNGFLEIPVVDVWAHKLGAVIKEKIGNSHSKHRSFTSQITFDLDSAFAFKGKGIIRSALGFTKSAITFDFKRAKTRFRVLANKEQDPFDIYDHLFTKLPAGEATKWFIHVGSWSKYDKQIKTSNPSFLNLINKLSTRYPIGIHPSYKTFLSDTIFRQELSKLVDILGQAVSASRFHYLRQSIPYSYYPLMRAGITQEYSMGYADKPGFRAGTCTPYPFFDLFDNTTKNLKIFPFAIMDKSLLNIVRYDPNQAFELVKRLVQAVKNVNGNFVSVWHIDYLAQNNPGISLMDILEKTIEMCRNEEKS
- a CDS encoding endonuclease MutS2, which translates into the protein MIYPDTFEQKVGFDKVRELTLAHCLCELGEQRVRDAGFNTNPDIVFEWIEQTHEMKTICQMEDGFPTDGFIDVTHALRKLNVEGQWLDENELQQLRRSLDTIKQLLAFVKRVSDKYPAIAKLATGINYYPYVIERIDSILDRYGRIKDNASTKLAEIRASIRAKEASVNKLVQGIMRSAREQGVVEADTQPTVREGRVVIPVAAANKRKLKGIVHDESATGKTVFIEPVEVVELNNEIRELEYEERREIVRILIELADSIRPYLPELLTAYDFIGEIDFIRAKALLAMEFDGVKPILNSNSTVIYLRQARHPILQLSLKREGKRIVPLDIELNLNDRILLISGPNAGGKSVCLKTVGLLQYMLQCGFLPCVLENSEMGIFSKIFIDIGDEQSLENDLSTYSSHLINMKQMLRHADGQSLVLIDEFGAGTEPTAGGAIAEAILQELCNKGTFGVITTHYSNLKHFAANTPGIVNGAMLFDNERIEPLFKLEIGKPGSSFAFEIARKIGLPEKVLDVASQKVGSDYITFEKHLREISRDKRYWEKKRESIRLANKRAEEAEEKLQKELEELEKKRKEIFATAKKEAQELLANVNKQIENTIRTIKETNADKERTREARKELENLKIEIENPETTNALIERKMELIKQRQERKARKNQQKETITSKPVKEDEVKAIEPGDKVKVEGSDMVGEVISISDKSASVAIGGMITVVKVNKLKKISTGEYREAAKQKPTLITGFDVYKRRLNFKSDIDVRGYRAEEALEAVQDLIDDALMLGFNRVRILHGKGNGILKQVIRDFLKATPGVKNFSDEHVEFGGAGITVVDLDV
- a CDS encoding methyl-accepting chemotaxis protein; its protein translation is MDFIISLLISTLVSGVAAAILLSRVYKNSIFVKVGIVWLINLLFIMTTVSIRVKFYDGDTLIRYVMLAVNVLFSVLCFYYATIKVVRPLSRAIDKLYKLAEGDFNIPDDDTNVNPKTDLGQLIQATSMIKDNFGRIVLQIQNNVSRLRDMSDELNTISSQLAEGAAEESSSIEEISSSMEQIAAHIERNADNSKQTEVYSRKVLDGVKNLNKSAEENLESINHIAQKINVITDIAFQTNILALNAAVEAARAGAHGKGFAVVAAEVRKLAETSKLAADEIVQLAGKSVNVAQHTQVMLNELIPDITRTTNLVEEITSASIEQHVGVEQVNNAIQQQNVVAQQNVAISEEVVTTSNKLSEFANQFVELVSYFKIRKE